From the genome of Amycolatopsis granulosa:
CGGCGCGACCAGGTGGCCGTACTCGCGCTGCGCGGCCTCGGCCACCTGCCGGACCCGGTCGGCGACGCGGGCCTTCAGCTCGGGGTCGCGCACCAGGAGCCAGCGGATCGCGTCCTGCCGGTTGCCGGCGGTCGGGGCCTGCATCGCGATGCGCAGGCACTCGATGAGCACCCCGTCCTCGACCGGCCGGTCCAGGTCCAGCTTGCGCCGTACCGAGCGGGTGGTGGTCAGTACCGTGTCCGCGTCCATCTGCCGTCCTCTCTGGGACTTACGCTGTAAGTACTTACATGTAAGCCATGTCGTTGACACGCGAGAAGGTGCTCGACGCCGCGTTGCGGCTGGTCGGGGAGAACGGCCTGGGCGGCTTGTCGATGCGCAAGCTCGCCGCCGAGCTGGGCGTGGAGGCGATGTCGCTCTACAACCACGTCGCCGGCAAGCAGGATCTGCTGGACGGGGTCGCGGCCCGGGTGTTCGAGCAGGTGGCGTTACCCGACCCGGGGTTGCCCTGGGACGAGCGGCTGCGGGCGCTCGGACTGAACGCCTTCGAGACGCTCAACCGCCACCCGGCCGTCGTCCGCGCCCTCACCGCCGAGCAGGCCAACCCGCTGTCCGAGGGTGCGGTCCGGCTCATGGACGCGATCGTCGGCGCGCTGCTGGACGCCGGGCTCGACGAAGACCACGCCGCGCGCGCCTACCGTTCGCTGATCGGGATGGTGTTCGGCGCGGTGCTCGTCGGCGCGGGCGGGCTGGCGGCCGAGCGCGCGGAGCCGGTCATGGAATGGTTCCGCCGCACGGTCACGCCGCGGCAGCACCCGAGCCTGCACCGGGTCATGCCCGCCATGGCCGCCATCGACTGCGTCCAGGACTTCACCTACCAGCTCGACCTGCTGATCAACGGCCTGCGCTAGCCGGATCGACGGCCGGTCGCGGTCAGCGGTTGCGCTGGCGCAGGCCGATGCGGCGCCAGCTCCGCCGCCGCGAGCGGTCCTGGCCCTCCGCCG
Proteins encoded in this window:
- a CDS encoding TetR/AcrR family transcriptional regulator, producing the protein MSLTREKVLDAALRLVGENGLGGLSMRKLAAELGVEAMSLYNHVAGKQDLLDGVAARVFEQVALPDPGLPWDERLRALGLNAFETLNRHPAVVRALTAEQANPLSEGAVRLMDAIVGALLDAGLDEDHAARAYRSLIGMVFGAVLVGAGGLAAERAEPVMEWFRRTVTPRQHPSLHRVMPAMAAIDCVQDFTYQLDLLINGLR